In Microvirga sp. 17 mud 1-3, the genomic window ATCGAGGCCATCACGACTGCCCTCAAGAAGGGCGATGAGGTGAAGATCGTCGGCTTCGGCACCTTCGTGGTGACCGACCGCGCCGCCGGCGAGGCGCGCAACCCGCGCACCGGCGAGAAGGTCAAGGTTCCGGCCTCGAAGACTCCCAAGTTCCGCGCCGGAGCGGGCCTGAAGGAAGCC contains:
- a CDS encoding HU family DNA-binding protein yields the protein MNKGELVAAVADKVGLSRGQAGEAIDAAIEAITTALKKGDEVKIVGFGTFVVTDRAAGEARNPRTGEKVKVPASKTPKFRAGAGLKEAVNGK